In the Topomyia yanbarensis strain Yona2022 chromosome 3, ASM3024719v1, whole genome shotgun sequence genome, one interval contains:
- the LOC131693628 gene encoding uncharacterized protein LOC131693628 yields MVKFELSSEICFGVPEQRQQLRVEQRLQTQQQTRQHSCDLSYTLFLQRGKLDRMASLPQAAFAVHKLRKPRTDQELTVARRAMDKQEMPRYFNNQTLDLTPVKYSDKFMNSIWGLYNRYSPHNFKKNNGSDVQYFSMPQPFAVACAASDKNRSEAPTGSKKA; encoded by the exons ATGGTGAAGTTTGAACTGAGCAGTGAGATCTGCTTTGGCGTGCCAGAACAGCGACAACAACTGCGCGTAGAGCAGCGGCTGCAAACGCAGCAGCAAACGCGGCAACATTCGTGTGACCTGAGCTACACTTTGTTCTTGCAACGTGGAA AGCTCGACAGAATGGCCAGTCTCCCGCAGGCTGCGTTTGCCGTACACAAACTGCGCAAACCAAGAACCGACCAGGAACTCACCGTGGCTCGCCGCGCAATGGATAAACAGGAAATGCCACGCTACTTTAACAACCAGA CGCTGGATCTAACACCGGTCAAGTACAGCGATAAGTTTATGAACAGCATCTGGGGGCTGTACAATCGTTATTCACCACATAACTTCAAAAAAAACAACGGATCCGATGTGCAGTACTTTAGCATGCCACAGCC ATTCGCTGTTGCATGCGCCGCTTCGGACAAAAACAGATCCGAAGCACCAACCGGTTCCAAGAAAGCGTGA